In Monodelphis domestica isolate mMonDom1 chromosome 3, mMonDom1.pri, whole genome shotgun sequence, the following proteins share a genomic window:
- the SNRNP35 gene encoding U11/U12 small nuclear ribonucleoprotein 35 kDa protein produces the protein MNEWMPIAKEYDPLKAGSIDGTDEEPHDRAIWRAMLARYVPNKGVSGDPHLTLFVGRLNLQTTEEKLKDVFSRYGDIRKLRLVRDVVTGFSKRYAFIEYKEERSLLKAYRDANGLVIDQHEIFVDYELERILKGWIPRRLGGGFGGKKESGQLRFGGRDRPFRKPINLPVFKSDFYGEGQRERREWSRDRTWDWRARDHDRGREKRRQERETTRSWDENERERERDFRDERNRGRERKDRERRDRSKERDSKKQRDDDKHK, from the coding sequence ATGAATGAGTGGATGCCCATTGCCAAAGAGTATGATCCTCTCAAGGCTGGGAGCATCGATGGGACGGATGAAGAGCCCCATGACCGAGCCATCTGGAGGGCAATGCTGGCCCGCTATGTTCCCAACAAAGGGGTGTCTGGGGATCCCCACCTCACTCTCTTTGTGGGCAGGCTGAACTTGCAGACAACAGAAGAAAAGCTGAAAGACGTCTTCAGCAGATATGGTGACATCAGGAAGCTGCGGCTGGTCCGGGATGTGGTCACAGGCTTTTCAAAGCGCTATGCTTTTATTGAGTACAAAGAGGAGCGATCGCTGTTGAAAGCTTACCGAGATGCCAACGGACTGGTTATTGATCAGCATGAGATCTTTGTCGACTATGAGCTGGAAAGAATCCTTAAAGGGTGGATCCCTCGGAGGCTTGGAGGAGGGTTTGGTGGAAAAAAGGAATCTGGGCAACTGAGGTTTGGGGGACGTGACCGGCCTTTTAGAAAACCCATTAACTTGCCAGTTTTCAAAAGTGACTTCTatggagaggggcagagagaaaggagagaatggtCCCGAGATAGAACCTGGGACTGGAGGGCCAGAGACCATGACAGAGGCCGAGAGAAGAGACGGCAAGAAAGGGAGACCACCAGGTCCTGGGATGagaatgagagggaaagagaaagagatttcaGAGATGAGAGGAACAGGGGCCGAGAGAGAAAAGACcgagagagaagagataggagCAAAGAACGAGACTCAAAAAAGCAGAGGGATGACGATAAACACAAGTAG